From Granulimonas faecalis:
TCCGCACCCTCGAGGAGCGCGGCTGCAGGATCCTCACCTGCGGTACCTGCCTCGACTTCCACCACCTTCGCGAGAAGCTCGCCGTGGGCGGCGTGACCAACCTCTACGAGATCGCCCAGATCCTGTCCGCCCAGCCGGGCGTGGTTACCGTTTAAGGCACTCCCGTCAAGGTCCTTTCGTTTACCGGAAGATTCGCGGTGCCCTGTTTTCCAGCGGCCTGAAGTGGCAAAGGCCCTAGGGGACAGGGCACAGGCCCTGTCATCGTTATCTGCTCTTGAGAACAACGGGGAAGGGAAGTCCCATGCTCGTCTGTGTGCGTGGTGCCGGCGACCTCGCCTCCGGCATCGCCGTGCGCCTTCACCGGGCCGGCTGGCAGGTGGCCATGCTCGATATCGCGGAGCCCACGTCGGTGAGGCGCACGGTGTGCTTCTCCGAGGCGGTGCGGCTGGGCGAGACCCTCGTGGAGGACGTGCGCGGCGTGGCCGTGGCAGGCCCCGACGAGGTGGCGGCCGCGGTGGCCGCCGGCAACGTGGCCGTGATGGTGGATCCCGACGGCCGCTCCATCCCCGCGCTCGCCCCCGACGCCGTCGTGGACGCCATCCTCGCCAAGCGCAACCTCGGCACCGACCTCTCCATGGCCCCCATCGTCGTGGGCGTGGGCCCCGGATTCACGGCCCCCGACGACGTCGATGCTGCGGTGGAGACCCAGCGCGGCCACGACCTCGGCCGCGTCTACTATCGCGGCACCCCGGCCCCCAACACCGGCATCCCCGGGAACATCGGCGGCTACACCGTGGAGCGGGTGCTCCGCGCCCCGGCCGACGGCGTCTTCAGCGGCGTGGCGTCCATCGGCGACGTGGTGGCCGCCGGCGACGTGGTGGCCACGGTG
This genomic window contains:
- the yqeB gene encoding selenium-dependent molybdenum cofactor biosynthesis protein YqeB; amino-acid sequence: MLVCVRGAGDLASGIAVRLHRAGWQVAMLDIAEPTSVRRTVCFSEAVRLGETLVEDVRGVAVAGPDEVAAAVAAGNVAVMVDPDGRSIPALAPDAVVDAILAKRNLGTDLSMAPIVVGVGPGFTAPDDVDAAVETQRGHDLGRVYYRGTPAPNTGIPGNIGGYTVERVLRAPADGVFSGVASIGDVVAAGDVVATVDGVPMEATIDGVLRGLLQDGLTVFRGMKAGDIDPRCEVSNCFSVSDKARSVAGGVLEALDHFRARPRRPKGGE